A window from Balaenoptera musculus isolate JJ_BM4_2016_0621 chromosome 8, mBalMus1.pri.v3, whole genome shotgun sequence encodes these proteins:
- the UCP3 gene encoding mitochondrial uncoupling protein 3, which yields MVGLKPSEVPPTTAVKFLGAGTAACFADLLTFPLDTAKVRLQIQGENQAARSAQYRGVLGTILTMVRTEGPRSPYKGLVAGLQRQMSFASVRIGLYDSVKQFYTPKGSDHSSITTRILAGCTTGAMAVTCAQPTDVVKIRFQASVQAGPGSNRKYSGTMDAYRTIAREEGVRGLWKGTLPNITRNAIINCAEMVTYDVIKEKLLDYHLLTDNFPCHFISAFGAGFCATVVASPVDVVKTRYMNSPPGHYRSPFDCMLKMVTQEGPTAFYKGFTPSFLRLGAWNVVMFVTYEQLKRALMKVQMLRESPF from the exons ATGGTTGGACTGAAGCCTTCAGAGGTGCCTCCCACAACGGCTGTGAAGTTCCTGGGGGCAGGCACAGCGGCCTGCTTTGCTGACCTCCTCACCTTCCCACTGGACACGGCCAAGGTCCGCCTGCAG ATCCAGGGGGAGAACCAGGCGGCCCGGAGCGCGCAGTACCGCGGGGTGCTGGGCACCATCCTGACCATGGTGCGCACCGAGGGCCCCCGCAGCCCCTACAAAGGCCTGGTCGCCGGCCTGCAGCGCCAGATGAGCTTCGCCTCCGTCCGCATCGGCCTCTACGACTCCGTCAAGCAGTTCTACACCCCCAAGGGATCGGACC aCTCCAGCATCACTACCCGGATTTTGGCGGGCTGCACCACCGGGGCCATGGCAGTGACCTGTGCCCAGCCCACGGATGTAGTGAAGATCCGATTTCAGGCCAGCGTGCAAGCTGGGCCCGGGAGCAATAGGAAGTACAGCGGGACAATGGATGCCTACAGGACCATCGCCAGGGAGGAAGGGGTTCGGGGCCTGTGGAAAG GAACTCTGCCCAACATCACGAGGAATGCCATCATCAACTGTGCTGAGATGGTGACCTACGACGTCATCAAGGAGAAGCTGCTAGACTACCACCTGCTCACCG ACAACTTCCCCTGCCACTTCATCTCTGCCTTTGGAGCTGGCTTCTGTGCCACAGTGGTGGCCTCCCCAGTGGATGTGGTGAAGACCCGGTATATGAACTCACCCCCAGGCCACTACCGCAGCCCCTTCGACTGTATGCTGAAGATGGtgacccaggagggccccacagcCTTCTATAAAGG ATTTACACCCTCCTTTTTGCGTCTGGGAGCCTGGAATGTGGTGATGTTCGTCACCTACGAGCAACTGAAACGGGCCTTGATGAAAGTCCAGATGCTACGGGAATCTCCGTTTTGA